TGCCGCCCTTGCCGTTGGTCATGCCGACAAGCGCGGCATTGAGCGCCATCTGGGTGCAATCGAAATCGTGCCGTTCGATGGCGGTCTTCAGCGTCGTGGGATCGGTGTGGCTGGTGACGCCGATGAAGCGCGTCACCTTTTGGTCGCGCAGCTTGTAGAGCACCTTCAACACGCCGTCGGCGGCTTCCACCTTGGCGAGGTCATCGGCGCCAAGCAGGGAGTGGACGTGGATGAGATCCACCTGGTCCACGCCGAGGCGCTTCATGGACGCCTCGAGAATCTTTTCGGCCTTGGCGCCGTCGCGCTCGTTGATCTTGGTCGCGATCCACAGGCCGTTGCGACGGCCCGCGATCGCCTTGCCCACCCAGCCTTCGCTCTTTCCGCTGCCGTAGCCGTAGGCGGTGTCGATGTAGGTGACGCCGAGGTCCATCGCCTTGTGCAGCGCCTCGACGGCCTTCTCCTCTTCCTTGTAGCTCAGCAGGCGCGAGCCGCAGCCCATGGCGGCCACCGACACGCGCGCGCCGGTCTTGCCGAGAATCCGCGTCGGCATGCCCGTCTTGGGGTCGTTCTTGGCGCCCATGGCGGACTGCGCGGCGGCGCCGAAGGGAATGGCTTCGAGGAAAGTGCGTCGAGTGATCGGCATGTGCCGATCATATCGCTTCCGGAGGCCGTTGTGCTAGCATTCGCGCTGATGAGGATTACCGGCGTCGAGACGATCTACCTGCGCCTGCCCGAGGTGAAGGGCCAGTGCGACAGCGGCCAGGACGCGCTGCTGGTGCGTGTTTCGACCGACGCCGGCATCACGGGCGTCGGCGAAGTGGACTCGAGCCCGATGGCGGTGAAGGGCGCCATCGACGGTCCGTTTTCGCACACCATCACCTGCGGGCTTGGCCAACTGGTGCTGGGCGAGGACCCGTTCGAGACCGAAAAGATCTGGCACAAGATGTACGGGCGAAACGTCTATGCCGGGCGATCCGGCATCGGTTTCCACGCCATGTCTGGCATCGACATCGCGTTGTGGGACATCAAGGGCAAGGCGCTGGGGCTGCCCGTGTGGAAGCTCCTGGGAGGCGGATTTCACGAGAGGATCCGCTGCTACGCGAGTTCGCTTTTTGGGCCGACTCCGGCCGCCACCGGTGAACTGGCGCGCCGTTATCGCGACCGCGGCTTCAACGCGGTGAAGTTCGGATGGGCGCCGATGGGCGCCGAGGCAGCCACCGATATCGCCCTTGTGCGCGAGGCGCGAAAAGGGCTCGGCGACGCCGACCTCCTCGTCGACGCCGGCCTGGTCTGGGACGCCAAGACCGCGATTCAGCGCGCCCGCGCCTTCGCCGACCATGGGATCTTTTGGCTTGAGGAGCCGCTGCGTCCCGACGACTACCTGGGCTACGCCAAACTCGCCGCCGCCACCGACGTGCGGATCGCCGCCGGCGAGGAAGAGTCC
This DNA window, taken from Bryobacteraceae bacterium, encodes the following:
- a CDS encoding mandelate racemase/muconate lactonizing enzyme family protein, with amino-acid sequence MRITGVETIYLRLPEVKGQCDSGQDALLVRVSTDAGITGVGEVDSSPMAVKGAIDGPFSHTITCGLGQLVLGEDPFETEKIWHKMYGRNVYAGRSGIGFHAMSGIDIALWDIKGKALGLPVWKLLGGGFHERIRCYASSLFGPTPAATGELARRYRDRGFNAVKFGWAPMGAEAATDIALVREARKGLGDADLLVDAGLVWDAKTAIQRARAFADHGIFWLEEPLRPDDYLGYAKLAAATDVRIAAGEEESGRAGFLDLMDKGRVDVVQVDLTRCGGFTEAMKVASLAQDRGLPVANHGFTTYVNVAAALHWLNSIPNALICEFVAEEETTLRDEITIQKIRAVDGYLQPPDAPGLGVDLNEEAIRRYRVA
- a CDS encoding aldo/keto reductase, with product MPITRRTFLEAIPFGAAAQSAMGAKNDPKTGMPTRILGKTGARVSVAAMGCGSRLLSYKEEEKAVEALHKAMDLGVTYIDTAYGYGSGKSEGWVGKAIAGRRNGLWIATKINERDGAKAEKILEASMKRLGVDQVDLIHVHSLLGADDLAKVEAADGVLKVLYKLRDQKVTRFIGVTSHTDPTTLKTAIERHDFDCTQMALNAALVGMTNGKGGMVINREMKDSFEHIALPAALKKKMGVTAMKLFAQDGLVNAAPIDTLIRYALSLPVAAAVMGMPKLDHIDENIRLTKAFKPLKKSEMMDLSKRLSHDHKARLDRFFSDHVDA